The Acidobacteriota bacterium genome contains a region encoding:
- a CDS encoding flagellar hook basal-body protein, with the protein MESGIYAACSALISRMHQLDILANNLANANTTGYLQENQFYKALTTASGNQPLGPLNSAVNDFGVLSGQQLNFAPGAYQSTGNPLDVAIEGPGFLTVQTKAGLAYTRAGDLRVGARGELLSAQGDPIMGEQPKGKLAPIFLPNGKVAISGNGTISVDGALVAKIHLVEFASGAQVKPLGNAYFTTPAANVHTAAQSTLSAGQLENSNVNPIAAETDLIGLQRHFDLLERALQIFNTDFNQPATTELPLVTGL; encoded by the coding sequence ATGGAGAGCGGTATTTACGCGGCCTGTTCGGCGCTGATTTCGCGCATGCATCAGTTGGACATTCTGGCCAACAATCTGGCCAATGCCAACACCACCGGCTACCTGCAGGAAAACCAGTTCTATAAAGCCCTGACCACGGCCAGCGGCAATCAACCCCTGGGCCCACTCAACAGCGCCGTCAACGACTTCGGCGTGCTCAGCGGCCAGCAGTTGAATTTCGCCCCCGGCGCTTATCAGTCCACCGGCAACCCGCTCGATGTGGCCATCGAGGGGCCGGGCTTTCTGACCGTGCAAACCAAGGCAGGTCTTGCATATACGCGCGCCGGCGATCTCCGCGTGGGCGCCAGGGGCGAGCTCCTCAGCGCCCAGGGCGACCCCATTATGGGCGAGCAGCCCAAGGGTAAACTGGCGCCCATTTTTCTGCCCAACGGCAAGGTGGCCATCAGCGGCAACGGCACCATCTCCGTCGATGGCGCCCTGGTCGCCAAAATCCATCTGGTCGAGTTCGCCTCCGGCGCCCAGGTCAAGCCCCTGGGCAACGCCTATTTCACCACCCCGGCCGCCAATGTGCACACCGCGGCCCAGTCCACCCTCAGCGCCGGACAATTAGAAAACTCTAATGTGAACCCCATTGCCGCCGAGACCGACCTCATCGGCCTGCAGCGCCACTTCGACCTGCTCGAACGCGCCCTGCAGATTTTCAATACCGACTTCAACCAGCCCGCCACCACCGAGCTGCCCTTAGTGACCGGCCTCTAA
- the flgG gene encoding flagellar basal-body rod protein FlgG — translation MFQALHTAASGMLAQQMDLDNIANNLANASTAGFRRRRLQFEDLLYQNLVASGSASTQQTTVSSGLEVGMGTRPSSTEMVSSQGSLDTTNNPLDLAIEGAGFFQIQMPDGTTAYTRSGSFHLDANGSMVTADGYPLQPPVAVPLNATALSIGKDGTVTATVPGSAQAQQVGTITLATFANVGGLESKGANLFAPTTASGDPIVGTPGGNQGLGTIQQGELEESNVNVVDQFVQMIEAQRSYEANSRVVQAADQMQRQLNNLQ, via the coding sequence ATGTTTCAAGCGCTTCACACCGCCGCCAGCGGCATGTTGGCCCAGCAGATGGATCTGGACAACATCGCCAACAACCTCGCCAACGCCTCCACCGCCGGCTTCCGCCGCCGCCGCCTGCAGTTCGAGGATCTGCTCTACCAGAATCTGGTGGCCTCCGGCTCGGCCTCAACGCAGCAAACCACCGTCTCCAGCGGCCTGGAAGTCGGCATGGGCACGCGGCCGTCGTCCACCGAGATGGTCTCCTCGCAAGGCTCGCTCGATACCACCAACAATCCCCTCGATCTCGCGATTGAAGGCGCCGGCTTCTTCCAGATTCAAATGCCCGACGGCACCACCGCCTATACGCGCTCGGGTTCGTTTCACCTCGACGCCAACGGCAGCATGGTGACCGCCGACGGCTACCCGCTGCAGCCGCCCGTCGCGGTGCCGCTGAACGCGACTGCCCTCAGCATCGGCAAGGATGGCACCGTCACCGCCACCGTCCCCGGCTCGGCGCAGGCGCAGCAGGTGGGCACCATTACGCTCGCCACCTTCGCCAACGTCGGCGGCCTCGAAAGCAAAGGCGCCAACCTGTTCGCGCCCACCACTGCCTCGGGCGATCCCATCGTGGGCACACCCGGCGGCAACCAGGGCCTGGGCACGATTCAGCAGGGTGAGCTCGAAGAATCCAACGTCAACGTGGTGGATCAGTTCGTGCAGATGATCGAAGCGCAGCGCTCCTACGAAGCCAATTCGCGCGTCGTGCAGGCCGCCGATCAGATGCAGCGGCAACTCAACAATTTACAGTGA
- a CDS encoding flagellar basal body L-ring protein FlgH: MPGTSPWPLAPGRWTPRLLLALALLPLALCAQKNRGQALTPAEQALQTYLARVRQVEGATSATTGSLWTPEGRFTNLSSDFKAQRVNDLLTIHIVEATQAAGTGTVQSKRAFTGNSGISIFGSTSSRLTTLLAPTSTTDLEGQAATASSSALSTSLTGRVVDVLPNGFLVVEAVRTISMNNQQQTVIVHGVVRPADIAPDNSVLSTQVGELEVDLLGKGVISDTTRPVTGWLRMLLKFLTF; the protein is encoded by the coding sequence ATGCCTGGCACTAGCCCCTGGCCCCTGGCCCCTGGCCGCTGGACCCCGCGCCTGCTCCTCGCCCTCGCCCTACTCCCTCTGGCGCTCTGCGCCCAGAAGAACCGCGGCCAGGCCCTGACCCCTGCCGAGCAGGCGCTCCAAACCTATCTCGCCCGCGTCCGCCAGGTCGAGGGCGCAACCTCGGCCACCACCGGCAGCCTCTGGACGCCCGAGGGCCGCTTCACCAATCTCTCCAGCGACTTCAAAGCGCAGCGCGTCAACGACCTGCTGACCATCCATATCGTCGAGGCCACCCAGGCCGCCGGCACCGGCACGGTGCAATCCAAGCGCGCCTTCACCGGCAACTCCGGCATCAGCATCTTCGGCAGCACCTCCAGCCGCCTGACCACGCTGCTGGCGCCCACCTCAACCACCGATCTTGAGGGCCAGGCTGCCACCGCCAGCTCCAGCGCCCTCTCCACCAGCCTCACTGGCCGCGTGGTCGACGTGCTGCCCAACGGCTTTCTCGTAGTCGAAGCCGTGCGTACCATTTCCATGAACAACCAGCAGCAGACGGTGATCGTGCATGGCGTCGTACGCCCCGCCGACATCGCCCCCGACAACTCCGTCCTCTCCACCCAGGTCGGTGAGTTGGAAGTCGACCTGCTGGGCAAGGGCGTCATCAGCGACACCACCCGGCCCGTGACCGGCTGGTTGCGCATGCTGCTTAAATTCTTGACCTTCTAG
- a CDS encoding flagellar basal body P-ring protein FlgI: protein MFRFRQFLIPLLLSLSGLAAAAAIPTASSQLSVPISDITTVEGVRDNMLVGYGLVVGLNGTGDQRQTLFTIQTLSNILQRMGVQTSPQQQQMMMVHNVAAVFVTATLPPFARPGMHIDVTVSSTGDARSLQGGLLLLTALHGPDGAIYAEAQGALTVGGYSAGNGQSHIRVNQTNVGIIPSGGIVERDTAVTLAGMKQLTLLLRQPSFVTAHAIATAINQSVGGGKAPLAHAIDSRRVDIAWPKNADSIPAFMAQVEALHVDVTTPARVVVDERTGTIVIGGDVQLGPVSILHGNLAIQVTTTLTASQPNPFTQGGQTVLVPNTTVTAKESPAAKLVLQPGATVQDLVNGLQSIGASARDIVGILRAIEAAGALEAKLEVI from the coding sequence ATGTTCCGCTTCCGCCAATTTCTGATTCCGCTGTTGCTCAGCCTCTCCGGCCTCGCCGCTGCGGCCGCCATCCCCACTGCCAGCAGCCAGCTCAGCGTCCCAATTAGCGATATCACCACCGTCGAGGGCGTGCGCGACAACATGCTGGTCGGCTATGGCCTCGTCGTCGGCCTCAACGGCACCGGCGATCAGCGCCAGACGCTCTTCACTATCCAGACCCTGAGCAACATCCTGCAGCGCATGGGCGTCCAAACCTCGCCCCAGCAGCAGCAGATGATGATGGTCCACAACGTCGCTGCCGTCTTCGTCACCGCGACGCTGCCGCCCTTCGCGCGGCCCGGCATGCACATTGACGTGACCGTCTCTTCGACCGGCGATGCCCGCAGCCTGCAGGGCGGCCTGCTGCTGCTCACCGCCCTGCACGGCCCCGACGGCGCCATCTACGCCGAGGCCCAGGGCGCCCTCACCGTCGGCGGCTACAGCGCCGGCAACGGCCAGAGCCACATCCGGGTGAATCAGACCAACGTCGGCATCATCCCCAGCGGCGGCATCGTCGAGCGTGACACCGCCGTCACCCTCGCCGGCATGAAGCAGCTCACGCTGCTGCTGCGCCAGCCCAGCTTCGTCACCGCCCACGCCATCGCCACCGCCATCAATCAATCCGTCGGCGGCGGCAAGGCGCCCCTCGCGCACGCCATCGATAGCCGGCGCGTCGACATCGCCTGGCCCAAGAACGCGGACAGCATTCCCGCCTTCATGGCGCAAGTTGAAGCCCTGCATGTGGACGTGACCACCCCGGCGCGCGTCGTCGTGGACGAGCGCACTGGCACCATCGTCATCGGCGGTGACGTGCAGCTCGGCCCGGTTTCGATCCTGCACGGCAATCTTGCCATCCAGGTCACCACCACGCTCACCGCCAGTCAGCCCAATCCCTTCACCCAGGGCGGCCAGACCGTCCTCGTGCCCAACACTACCGTCACCGCCAAAGAGTCGCCCGCGGCCAAGCTCGTCCTGCAGCCCGGCGCCACCGTGCAGGACCTGGTCAACGGCCTGCAGTCCATCGGCGCCAGCGCCCGCGACATCGTCGGCATCCTGCGTGCCATCGAGGCCGCCGGCGCGCTTGAAGCCAAACTGGAGGTCATCTGA
- the flgM gene encoding flagellar biosynthesis anti-sigma factor FlgM — MRIQNQNLDASLAAQNRPDSAGRITKANSSHLASGSGAAVTPGDQATLGSSTVGLTAQVLAQPPVRSDLVQQLRSQIANGSYTVDPTQVADAMMSDPQTGMGPRGNG, encoded by the coding sequence GTGAGAATCCAAAATCAAAATCTCGACGCTTCCTTGGCCGCGCAAAACCGGCCCGATAGCGCCGGGCGGATCACCAAGGCCAACTCGTCCCATCTTGCCTCCGGCTCCGGCGCCGCTGTCACCCCAGGCGACCAGGCCACGCTTGGCTCCTCCACGGTCGGTTTGACCGCGCAGGTGCTGGCGCAGCCTCCTGTTCGCTCGGATTTGGTACAGCAACTGCGGTCGCAAATCGCCAACGGCTCCTACACGGTGGATCCCACCCAGGTGGCCGACGCGATGATGAGCGACCCGCAGACCGGCATGGGGCCGCGAGGCAATGGATAA
- the flgK gene encoding flagellar hook-associated protein FlgK — protein MGLFGIMSIAEQSLAAQQEGLQVTANNIANVNTAGYTRRVADLAEQAPFSANIGAAGGGGVTLQQVQAIRDNVLEIRLNQETSNQNRLTSLQQQLGPVESLFSAQTGAGLSTAVDNFFSALQQLSTNPTNGAQRQSVITAAQTMAQTFNQVANGISQQIQGANQYIVQDLSQVNNLTTQIAKLNGQIASLQDVSGNTAALVDQRTGLVRKLSQLMDFNISDGGNNQVTLTTSGGQELVSGMQAIPLTLQPNGSVQDIYSGATNITSTIAGGSLAGLITVRDTALPNLASQLNSLATTLAQGVNTQNALGFDLNSNPGGNLFVPPTATNAAANMVLATTDPARIAASSSSTNSGDNSNLLAMINLQQTPNASGLTPDAAYAAMVSTIGSLVQGANTQQQASQAVLTQLQNQRASVSGVSMDEESINLQQFQQAYQAAARVVTVIDKLTTLAINLGQD, from the coding sequence ATGGGCCTATTCGGCATCATGTCAATTGCGGAGCAGTCGCTGGCGGCGCAGCAGGAGGGCCTGCAGGTCACCGCCAACAACATCGCCAACGTCAACACCGCCGGCTACACCCGGCGCGTGGCCGATCTGGCCGAGCAGGCGCCGTTTTCCGCCAACATCGGCGCGGCTGGCGGCGGCGGCGTCACTCTGCAGCAGGTGCAGGCCATCCGCGACAACGTGCTCGAGATTCGTCTGAATCAGGAAACCTCGAACCAGAATCGCCTGACTTCGCTGCAGCAGCAGCTTGGCCCGGTCGAGTCGCTCTTCAGTGCCCAAACCGGCGCCGGCCTCTCCACCGCCGTCGATAATTTCTTCAGCGCGCTGCAACAGCTCTCGACCAATCCCACCAACGGCGCCCAGCGCCAGAGCGTGATCACCGCAGCGCAGACCATGGCGCAGACCTTCAATCAGGTCGCCAACGGCATCAGCCAGCAAATTCAGGGTGCCAACCAGTACATCGTGCAGGACCTCAGCCAGGTCAACAACCTCACCACGCAAATCGCCAAGCTCAACGGTCAGATCGCCAGCCTGCAAGATGTGTCCGGCAACACCGCCGCCCTCGTCGATCAGCGCACCGGTCTGGTCCGAAAATTGTCGCAGCTCATGGACTTCAATATTAGCGACGGGGGCAACAACCAGGTCACGCTCACCACCAGCGGCGGCCAGGAACTGGTCTCCGGCATGCAAGCCATCCCGCTGACGCTGCAGCCCAACGGTAGCGTGCAGGATATCTACAGCGGCGCCACCAATATCACCTCCACCATTGCCGGCGGCAGCCTCGCCGGCCTCATCACCGTCCGCGATACCGCCCTGCCCAACCTCGCCAGTCAGCTCAACTCCCTCGCCACCACGCTGGCGCAGGGCGTCAATACCCAGAACGCCCTCGGCTTTGACCTCAACAGTAACCCCGGCGGCAATCTCTTTGTCCCGCCCACGGCCACCAACGCCGCCGCGAACATGGTGCTGGCGACCACCGACCCCGCCAGGATCGCCGCCAGCAGCAGCAGCACCAACTCCGGCGACAACTCCAACCTGCTCGCCATGATCAACCTGCAGCAGACGCCGAACGCCTCGGGCCTGACCCCCGACGCCGCCTACGCGGCCATGGTCTCCACCATCGGCAGTCTGGTGCAGGGCGCCAACACCCAGCAGCAGGCCTCGCAGGCCGTGCTGACGCAGTTGCAGAACCAGCGCGCCTCGGTTTCCGGCGTTTCCATGGACGAGGAAAGCATCAACCTGCAGCAATTCCAGCAGGCCTATCAGGCCGCCGCGCGCGTGGTGACCGTCATCGACAAGCTCACCACCCTGGCCATCAATCTGGGACAGGACTAA
- the flgL gene encoding flagellar hook-associated protein 3, producing MFTRITNSLLTDNLLQALDQTQQSQNNALTAVETGRRVNQPSDDPVAASLSASNQSQAAQVTQFLQNINSVSGAMQVGDSALSSAVTLLNRAVSLGTEGANGALSNTQRANISQEITQLQQQMIDIGNTNFNGVYIFAGTANGSPAFTADGTQPDGVRYNGNTSVNQVQIAAGASVAVNIPGSQVFQNAGGSVFQALQDLQNALTSNNSAAAGTAVTKLNTSLTALGEQRVFYGSTINRLNTTNNFLKNEQSDLTKEQTQLVGADLAGAITQLSSAETARQAIMAAGAQINKLSLLNYLN from the coding sequence ATGTTCACCCGCATCACCAACTCACTGCTCACCGATAACCTGCTGCAGGCGCTCGACCAGACGCAGCAGAGCCAGAACAACGCCCTCACCGCCGTCGAAACCGGCCGCCGCGTCAATCAGCCCTCCGACGATCCCGTGGCCGCGTCGCTGTCGGCCTCCAACCAGTCCCAGGCGGCGCAGGTCACCCAGTTCCTGCAGAACATCAATAGCGTCAGCGGCGCAATGCAGGTGGGCGATTCCGCCCTCTCCTCCGCCGTCACCCTGCTCAACCGCGCCGTCTCCCTCGGCACCGAAGGCGCCAACGGCGCCCTCTCCAACACCCAGCGCGCCAACATCAGCCAGGAAATCACCCAACTGCAGCAGCAGATGATCGATATCGGCAACACCAACTTCAACGGCGTCTACATCTTTGCCGGCACGGCCAACGGCAGCCCCGCCTTCACCGCCGATGGCACCCAGCCCGATGGCGTCCGCTACAACGGCAACACCAGCGTCAATCAGGTGCAGATCGCCGCCGGCGCTAGCGTGGCCGTCAATATTCCCGGCAGCCAGGTCTTCCAGAATGCCGGCGGCAGCGTTTTTCAGGCGCTGCAGGATCTGCAAAACGCGCTCACCAGCAATAACTCCGCCGCCGCCGGCACCGCGGTCACGAAATTGAATACCAGCCTGACCGCACTCGGCGAGCAGCGGGTGTTTTACGGTTCCACCATCAACCGGCTGAACACCACCAACAATTTTCTGAAAAACGAGCAGTCCGATCTCACCAAGGAACAAACCCAGCTTGTCGGCGCCGACCTCGCCGGCGCCATCACCCAGCTTTCGTCAGCCGAAACCGCCCGGCAAGCGATCATGGCCGCCGGCGCCCAAATCAACAAGCTCAGCCTGCTCAATTACCTCAATTAG
- a CDS encoding phosphatase PAP2 family protein, translated as MPGVRAHLYHLPRAGRVHALSDHAQVRDGVRLLRKGAGVQGGGRRQGAVQHWGHVRGQGPGVRGLGPGARGQRAFAVLLVLLLLAPAARASTPWGIIGGTVARLWHGTTQFPGAAVRNWRVTVPVVAVAGALILFGDTRISDQIQSPGLERASRNWSNRGLLVIEPAFALTTAAIEDHCLFCPSTGKFALTAITTEGYATAVVQVLKYSAGRERPFTAGDGDGGFNEGGTSFPSGHAIGAFSLAALLAQHDPQATWANRFGYLLAGSIGVARVTGKEHFPSDVLVGGTLGVLLGRCALACPKN; from the coding sequence ATGCCCGGAGTGCGAGCGCATTTATACCATTTACCCCGGGCCGGACGAGTACATGCGCTGTCTGATCACGCGCAAGTACGAGATGGAGTGCGATTACTGCGAAAAGGAGCTGGTGTTCAAGGTGGTGGGCGGCGCCAAGGCGCCGTACAGCACTGGGGGCACGTGAGGGGTCAGGGGCCAGGGGTCAGGGGCCTGGGGCCAGGAGCCAGGGGCCAGCGCGCGTTCGCCGTTCTCCTAGTGCTGTTGCTGCTGGCGCCGGCAGCTCGCGCCAGCACGCCGTGGGGCATTATCGGCGGGACAGTTGCGAGGCTTTGGCATGGCACCACGCAGTTCCCGGGGGCGGCGGTGCGGAATTGGCGTGTCACCGTGCCGGTGGTAGCTGTGGCGGGAGCGCTGATTCTGTTTGGCGACACGCGGATATCTGATCAGATTCAATCGCCGGGGCTGGAGAGGGCAAGCCGGAACTGGTCGAACCGGGGCTTGCTGGTGATCGAGCCTGCGTTTGCGCTGACCACGGCGGCGATCGAGGATCATTGCCTGTTTTGCCCATCTACCGGCAAGTTTGCGCTTACGGCGATCACCACCGAAGGCTACGCGACCGCGGTGGTGCAGGTACTCAAATACAGCGCGGGACGCGAGCGGCCGTTTACGGCAGGAGACGGCGATGGCGGCTTCAATGAGGGGGGCACGTCGTTTCCCTCCGGCCATGCGATCGGTGCGTTTTCGCTCGCCGCGTTACTGGCGCAGCATGATCCCCAGGCCACTTGGGCTAATCGATTCGGTTATTTGCTCGCGGGCAGCATTGGCGTCGCGCGCGTAACGGGCAAGGAGCACTTTCCGTCGGATGTTCTGGTCGGCGGCACACTGGGCGTACTGCTCGGCCGCTGCGCGCTTGCGTGTCCTAAAAACTGA
- a CDS encoding DUF4142 domain-containing protein — protein MRLGVLLILAVCGVAVWAQNAATWRRPERQRASVAGERRSTTARPTGGRLQQEGAVPQPPVPTPTVSSRLLRMNASNEALLQVAQIGEKRGATTVVRRYARRVTLDHRKVKAMLQEEAERLGINLRSAPQPELRQLESAAPTEFDHLFLQTMAAKDQAFIPELNQSARQPATRSLQLLTHNLVALVRIHLTLAQELLKPGAPV, from the coding sequence ATGAGGTTGGGTGTCCTCCTCATCCTTGCTGTATGCGGGGTCGCCGTGTGGGCGCAGAACGCGGCAACTTGGAGACGCCCTGAGCGTCAGCGGGCATCCGTTGCCGGGGAGCGACGCTCGACCACAGCCCGACCAACGGGAGGGCGGCTCCAACAAGAGGGGGCCGTGCCACAGCCGCCCGTGCCCACACCTACGGTCTCCTCCCGTTTGCTGCGCATGAACGCCAGCAACGAGGCCTTGTTGCAAGTGGCGCAAATCGGCGAAAAACGGGGCGCCACCACCGTCGTGCGCCGCTACGCCCGGCGCGTCACGCTCGATCATCGCAAGGTGAAAGCCATGCTGCAGGAGGAAGCAGAGAGACTGGGCATCAACTTGCGATCTGCCCCGCAACCGGAGTTGCGACAATTAGAGTCCGCTGCGCCAACGGAGTTCGATCACCTCTTCCTGCAGACCATGGCGGCGAAAGATCAAGCCTTCATTCCGGAGCTGAACCAAAGCGCCCGCCAGCCCGCCACCCGCTCGCTGCAACTGCTGACGCACAATCTCGTCGCCCTCGTCCGGATTCACTTGACGCTCGCGCAGGAGCTGCTCAAACCAGGAGCGCCGGTATGA
- the selB gene encoding selenocysteine-specific translation elongation factor, whose translation MIVGTAGHIDHGKSALVEALTGVHPDRLAEERRRGMTLDLGFGHWSQNGQTIGVVDVPGHERFIHSMLAGAGGIDVMLLVVAADAGVQPQTVEHFAICRLLGIPQGVVALTKTDLADGAQMARVRSQIAALLEGTAFAGAPVIPVSAVTGAGIEELRQALLTGGGRAPGRDAAAPFRLPVDRAFSMKGFGAVITGTLAQGTLHTGEEAELLPGRRRVRVRGLQVHGQAVTEAVAGNRVAANLAGVETRELHRGLELMAADTFAVTQVLDIELSWVVDAPVLPHRADCRVHLHTAEAVATLIWLEAPRYAQLRLVEPVVAAPGDRLILRQLSPAATLAGGVVLDPAPPRYRRADYAGAARHLAELAAAPDLSARLRLWLEGAGRSGCDLAELARRSGRRVDQVRAALAATDCVLSENPPAALATSALPVIERELLAALDTFHRREPMSAGAALDALSLADAPHWLAAAAGRLVQGGKLEIAGGSRYRLQSAAPARGAEQLRLRAAIEEHFRGLGWSAPPLAETLRKFPQPGARALVADLAREHVLTECQPGWFLHAAALDRLRALLGEHKTGKAEFSVGDFKQWTGLSRKLAIPLLEYCDRVRLTRRAGEARIIL comes from the coding sequence ATGATCGTCGGCACCGCCGGACATATCGACCATGGCAAAAGCGCACTGGTCGAGGCGCTGACGGGCGTGCATCCCGACCGGCTGGCGGAAGAACGCCGGCGGGGCATGACGCTCGACCTGGGTTTCGGCCATTGGTCGCAGAACGGGCAGACCATCGGCGTGGTCGATGTTCCCGGCCACGAGCGTTTCATTCATTCCATGCTGGCCGGCGCCGGCGGCATCGACGTCATGCTGCTGGTGGTGGCAGCCGATGCCGGCGTGCAGCCGCAGACGGTCGAGCACTTCGCCATTTGCCGGCTGCTGGGCATTCCCCAGGGCGTGGTCGCGCTCACGAAAACCGATCTTGCGGATGGAGCGCAGATGGCGCGCGTGCGCAGCCAGATTGCGGCGCTGCTGGAGGGCACGGCCTTCGCCGGTGCGCCGGTGATACCGGTGAGCGCGGTAACCGGCGCGGGGATCGAGGAGCTGCGTCAGGCGCTGCTCACGGGGGGCGGGCGCGCGCCGGGCAGGGATGCGGCGGCGCCGTTCCGGCTGCCGGTGGATCGCGCCTTCAGCATGAAGGGCTTTGGCGCCGTCATTACCGGAACACTGGCGCAAGGAACGTTGCACACCGGCGAGGAGGCGGAGCTTTTGCCGGGCCGCCGGCGCGTGCGGGTGCGCGGATTGCAGGTACACGGCCAGGCAGTAACGGAGGCTGTGGCCGGGAATAGGGTGGCGGCGAATCTGGCGGGCGTGGAAACGCGCGAGCTGCATCGCGGTCTGGAGCTGATGGCGGCGGACACCTTCGCCGTGACGCAAGTGCTCGATATCGAGCTGAGCTGGGTGGTGGATGCTCCAGTGTTGCCGCATCGCGCGGACTGCCGCGTGCATTTGCACACCGCCGAAGCGGTGGCAACGCTTATCTGGCTGGAGGCGCCGCGCTACGCGCAGCTCCGGTTGGTCGAGCCGGTGGTAGCGGCGCCCGGCGATCGCTTGATTCTGCGGCAGCTCTCGCCCGCGGCGACACTTGCCGGGGGTGTCGTGCTCGACCCGGCGCCGCCGCGGTATCGCCGCGCGGATTACGCCGGCGCGGCACGGCATCTGGCGGAGCTGGCGGCCGCGCCGGATTTGAGTGCGCGTCTGCGTCTCTGGCTGGAAGGCGCCGGAAGGAGCGGTTGCGATTTGGCGGAGCTGGCTCGCCGATCGGGGCGTCGCGTGGATCAGGTTCGGGCGGCGCTCGCCGCGACGGACTGCGTGCTTAGCGAGAACCCACCGGCAGCGCTGGCGACGAGCGCGCTGCCGGTCATCGAGCGCGAGCTGCTGGCGGCTCTCGATACATTTCACCGCCGTGAGCCGATGAGCGCGGGCGCGGCGCTGGATGCACTTTCGCTGGCCGATGCACCCCATTGGCTAGCGGCGGCGGCAGGGCGGCTGGTTCAGGGCGGCAAGCTCGAGATCGCCGGCGGCAGCCGCTATCGCTTGCAGAGCGCGGCGCCCGCCCGCGGTGCCGAGCAGTTGCGGCTCCGGGCGGCGATTGAGGAGCACTTCCGCGGACTGGGCTGGTCGGCGCCGCCGCTGGCGGAGACCCTGCGGAAATTTCCGCAGCCCGGCGCACGCGCCCTGGTCGCGGATTTGGCGCGGGAGCATGTGCTGACCGAGTGTCAGCCGGGATGGTTTTTGCACGCCGCGGCGCTGGATCGCCTGCGCGCACTGCTGGGCGAGCACAAGACGGGCAAAGCCGAGTTTTCCGTGGGCGACTTCAAGCAATGGACCGGCCTGAGCCGCAAACTGGCGATTCCGCTGCTGGAGTATTGCGACCGGGTGCGGCTGACGCGCCGCGCCGGCGAGGCGCGGATCATCCTCTAG
- a CDS encoding orotidine-5'-phosphate decarboxylase: MTPSDRIILALDVAGEAAALAWVERVGRRVGLVKVGLELFVAAGPALVRKLRQRGIGVFLDLKLHDIPNTVAGAVRAAARCDVQMLTVHAAGGAAMLAAAAAAAPPGLTLLGVTVLTSLDAAALQELNLPSTAAERVVAWARLCQRQGLGGIVCSAQEAAVVRQASGGGVKLIVPGIRPAGSTTGDQARVATPADAIRAGADYLVLGRAVTAAADPEAALEAVTQEIASVAGGR, translated from the coding sequence ATGACGCCCTCGGATCGCATCATCCTGGCTCTGGATGTTGCCGGCGAGGCGGCGGCGCTGGCCTGGGTGGAGCGCGTGGGCAGGCGCGTGGGCCTGGTCAAGGTCGGCCTGGAGCTGTTCGTGGCGGCCGGACCGGCACTGGTGCGCAAGCTGCGGCAACGCGGCATAGGCGTATTTCTCGATCTCAAGCTGCACGACATCCCGAACACGGTGGCGGGCGCGGTGCGCGCCGCCGCACGCTGCGATGTCCAAATGCTGACGGTGCATGCCGCCGGCGGAGCGGCGATGCTGGCCGCGGCGGCCGCGGCGGCGCCACCGGGGCTGACGCTGCTGGGCGTCACCGTGCTGACCAGTCTTGATGCGGCGGCGCTGCAGGAATTGAATCTGCCGAGCACGGCGGCGGAGCGGGTGGTGGCGTGGGCGCGGTTGTGCCAGCGCCAGGGCCTGGGCGGCATCGTCTGTTCGGCGCAGGAAGCGGCGGTGGTGCGGCAGGCTAGCGGCGGTGGAGTAAAACTAATAGTTCCCGGCATTCGACCGGCGGGCTCGACGACCGGTGATCAGGCGCGGGTGGCGACGCCTGCCGACGCCATCCGCGCGGGCGCGGATTATCTGGTGCTGGGACGTGCGGTCACCGCGGCCGCGGATCCGGAAGCCGCGCTGGAGGCGGTGACGCAGGAAATCGCCAGCGTGGCCGGCGGGCGATGA